In Ctenopharyngodon idella isolate HZGC_01 chromosome 1, HZGC01, whole genome shotgun sequence, a single genomic region encodes these proteins:
- the LOC127518044 gene encoding NACHT, LRR and PYD domains-containing protein 1 homolog isoform X2: MLLRNVNSHFEFLKTGHKYRAMFLIMENRESSEFCRFSSAEFSDEPVTSDPTFFGGWYHTSSSQRPKSESLKIDRSMSCLKISAEAVTSDPSVDHCGEFRSTAELHKWACDLTLDPNTANTRLILSDENRKIKYVKDHQPYPDHPERFDEYFQVLCGERLTGRCYWEAEWSRGAVISVTYKGISRKGWSEDCVFGFSDKSWSLECSNNSFYVWHNKNSTYIPVLRSSSTRVGVYVDVSAGTLSFYSVSDTHTLTHLHTFNTTFTEPLYAGFGVHYYNSSLSLCDIKQPPVRNNSDTHTTRFSDSKRSGLNIHPLPNCQSCVHIADSDQWVQIEPSTCTDEGGSKFRVSTDPGRYECVRTRMRWVCDRDVTLQYCTVDGHFLNTELERLQCNRIGPVIDVTVISGKLEEVHLPHYACLGESDPSLKDAVKVLSVKDEGITTEPVQLTRFHAKIVKPSFSLKTLIISWIMRVDEHCDLLLYMRSKVPLILHVYFFPFDECAKEKVEKDEKSSCPIPHPRPDRPFRMKTPHILDVPGALTIHPKEGITFRRETPPNYFKVTTRLENDLQMTLIRKEDKEEVWPATILKDEFDQRDEPCLNSDLIHPIRDKPCLNSEADKARYFDNHWPDLIQGVTNVGFIADKLCQQQLIHEEQYSEITQSLTSQESMRKICDIIRKHRDDVKAKFISVLQEEKLYHF; this comes from the exons TTTCTCATTATGGAGAACAGAGAGAGCAGTGAATTCTGCAGATTTTCATCTGCAGAATTCAGTGATGAACccgtgacctctgaccccac GTTTTTCGGTGGCTGGTATCACACATCTTCATCTCAAAGACCTAAAAGCGAGTCACTGAAGATTGACAGATCCATGAGTTGTCTGAAAATTAGTGCTGAagcagtgacctctgaccccag tGTGGATCATTGTGGAGAGTTCAGAAGTACAGCAGAACTACACAAAT GGGCCTGTGATCTCacactggatccaaacacagcaAACACTCGTCTCATTCTGTCTGATGAGAACAGGAAGATCAAATATGTGAAAGATCATCagccgtatcctgatcatccagagagatttgatgAGTATTTTCAGGTTCTGTGTGGAGAGAGACTgactggacgctgttactgggaggctGAATGGAGCAGAGGTGCTGTTATATCAGTGACATATAAAGGAATCAGCAGGAAAGGATGGAGTGAAGACTGTGTGTTTGGATTCAGTGACAAATCCTGGAGTCTGGAGTGCTCTAATAACAGTTTCTATGTCTGGCACAATAAGAACAGCACGTATATACCTGTCCTCCGTTCATCCTCTACTAgagtaggagtgtatgtggacgTGTCGGCCggcactctgtccttctacagcgtctctgacacacacacactcacacacttacacacattcaaCACCACATTCACTGAACCCCTCTATGCTGGATTTGGGGTTCATTATTACAACTCCTCATTGTCTCTGTGTGACATTAAACAGCCTCCTGTGAGAAACAACAGTGATACACACACAACCAG GTTCTCTGACTCCAAACGTTCTGGCCTCAATATTCACCCACTGCCGAACTGTCAGTCTTGTGTCCATATAGCTGATTCTGATCAGTGGGTTCAGATTGAGCCGTCCACCTGTACAGATGAAGGAGGGTCAAAGTTCAGGGTCAGCACTGACCCAGGCCGTTACGAGTGTGTCAGGACCAGAATGCGATGGGTCTGTGACCGTGACGTCACCCTTCAGTACTGTACCGTAGACGGACACTTCCTCAACACAGAGCTGGAGAGGCTGCAGTGCAACCGGATCGGTCCAGTGATTGACGTGACGGTGATCTCAGGGAAACTGGAGGAAGTTCATCTGCCCCATTACGCCTGTTTAGGAGAGTCTGACCCCTCTCTCAAAGATGCTGTGAAAGTCCTCAGCGTAAAAGACGAGGGAATAACCACAGAACCTGTGCAGTTGACCCGATTCCATGCTAAGATTGTCAAACCATCCTTCTctcttaaaacattaataataagttgGATAATGCGAGTGGACGAACACTGTGATCTTCTTCTCTACATGCGTTCTAAAGTTCCTCTCATTCTACATGTCTACTTTTTTCCATTTGATGAGTGTGCAAAAGAAAAAGTTGAGAAGGATGAAAAATCAAGTTGTCCAATCCCGCATCCCAGACCTGACAGGCCATTTCGGATGAAAACGCCACACATTCTTGATGTTCCTGGTGCCTTGACTATCCATCCCAAAGAAGGGATCACATTCAGAAGAGAAACTCCCCCAAACTACTTCAAGGTCACGACACGTCTGGAGAATGATCTGCAAATGACTCTTATCAGAAAGGAGGATAAGGAGGAGGTCTGGCCTGCAACAATTTTGAAAGATGAATTTGATCAGAGAGACGAACCGTGTCTGAATAGTGATCTGATTCATCCTATAAGAGACAAGCCATGTCTGAATAGTGAGGCAGATAAAGCAAGATATTTTGACAACCATTGGCCAGATCTCATTCAGGGCGTTACAAATGTTGGTTTTATTGCAGATAAACTGTGTCAGCAGCAACTGATTCATGAGGAACAATACTCAGAAATCACACAGAGTTTAACCAGTCAGGAGAGCATGAGAAAGATCTGTGACATTATACGCAAACACAGAGATGATGTGAAAGCTAAATTCATCTCAGTTCTTCAGGAAGAGAAGCTTTACCACTTCTGA
- the LOC127518044 gene encoding NACHT, LRR and PYD domains-containing protein 1 homolog isoform X1: protein MLLRNVNSHFEFLKTGHKYRAMFLIMENRESSEFCRFSSAEFSDEPVTSDPTFFGGWYHTSSSQRPKSESLKIDRSMSCLKISAEAVTSDPSIWSKSSSNRRYNREPLKSDRLVTSDPSVDHCGEFRSTAELHKWACDLTLDPNTANTRLILSDENRKIKYVKDHQPYPDHPERFDEYFQVLCGERLTGRCYWEAEWSRGAVISVTYKGISRKGWSEDCVFGFSDKSWSLECSNNSFYVWHNKNSTYIPVLRSSSTRVGVYVDVSAGTLSFYSVSDTHTLTHLHTFNTTFTEPLYAGFGVHYYNSSLSLCDIKQPPVRNNSDTHTTRFSDSKRSGLNIHPLPNCQSCVHIADSDQWVQIEPSTCTDEGGSKFRVSTDPGRYECVRTRMRWVCDRDVTLQYCTVDGHFLNTELERLQCNRIGPVIDVTVISGKLEEVHLPHYACLGESDPSLKDAVKVLSVKDEGITTEPVQLTRFHAKIVKPSFSLKTLIISWIMRVDEHCDLLLYMRSKVPLILHVYFFPFDECAKEKVEKDEKSSCPIPHPRPDRPFRMKTPHILDVPGALTIHPKEGITFRRETPPNYFKVTTRLENDLQMTLIRKEDKEEVWPATILKDEFDQRDEPCLNSDLIHPIRDKPCLNSEADKARYFDNHWPDLIQGVTNVGFIADKLCQQQLIHEEQYSEITQSLTSQESMRKICDIIRKHRDDVKAKFISVLQEEKLYHF, encoded by the exons TTTCTCATTATGGAGAACAGAGAGAGCAGTGAATTCTGCAGATTTTCATCTGCAGAATTCAGTGATGAACccgtgacctctgaccccac GTTTTTCGGTGGCTGGTATCACACATCTTCATCTCAAAGACCTAAAAGCGAGTCACTGAAGATTGACAGATCCATGAGTTGTCTGAAAATTAGTGCTGAagcagtgacctctgaccccag TATCTGGAGTAAGAGTTCTTCAAATAGAAGATACAACAGAGAGCCTCTGAAGAGTGACAGAttggtgacctctgaccccag tGTGGATCATTGTGGAGAGTTCAGAAGTACAGCAGAACTACACAAAT GGGCCTGTGATCTCacactggatccaaacacagcaAACACTCGTCTCATTCTGTCTGATGAGAACAGGAAGATCAAATATGTGAAAGATCATCagccgtatcctgatcatccagagagatttgatgAGTATTTTCAGGTTCTGTGTGGAGAGAGACTgactggacgctgttactgggaggctGAATGGAGCAGAGGTGCTGTTATATCAGTGACATATAAAGGAATCAGCAGGAAAGGATGGAGTGAAGACTGTGTGTTTGGATTCAGTGACAAATCCTGGAGTCTGGAGTGCTCTAATAACAGTTTCTATGTCTGGCACAATAAGAACAGCACGTATATACCTGTCCTCCGTTCATCCTCTACTAgagtaggagtgtatgtggacgTGTCGGCCggcactctgtccttctacagcgtctctgacacacacacactcacacacttacacacattcaaCACCACATTCACTGAACCCCTCTATGCTGGATTTGGGGTTCATTATTACAACTCCTCATTGTCTCTGTGTGACATTAAACAGCCTCCTGTGAGAAACAACAGTGATACACACACAACCAG GTTCTCTGACTCCAAACGTTCTGGCCTCAATATTCACCCACTGCCGAACTGTCAGTCTTGTGTCCATATAGCTGATTCTGATCAGTGGGTTCAGATTGAGCCGTCCACCTGTACAGATGAAGGAGGGTCAAAGTTCAGGGTCAGCACTGACCCAGGCCGTTACGAGTGTGTCAGGACCAGAATGCGATGGGTCTGTGACCGTGACGTCACCCTTCAGTACTGTACCGTAGACGGACACTTCCTCAACACAGAGCTGGAGAGGCTGCAGTGCAACCGGATCGGTCCAGTGATTGACGTGACGGTGATCTCAGGGAAACTGGAGGAAGTTCATCTGCCCCATTACGCCTGTTTAGGAGAGTCTGACCCCTCTCTCAAAGATGCTGTGAAAGTCCTCAGCGTAAAAGACGAGGGAATAACCACAGAACCTGTGCAGTTGACCCGATTCCATGCTAAGATTGTCAAACCATCCTTCTctcttaaaacattaataataagttgGATAATGCGAGTGGACGAACACTGTGATCTTCTTCTCTACATGCGTTCTAAAGTTCCTCTCATTCTACATGTCTACTTTTTTCCATTTGATGAGTGTGCAAAAGAAAAAGTTGAGAAGGATGAAAAATCAAGTTGTCCAATCCCGCATCCCAGACCTGACAGGCCATTTCGGATGAAAACGCCACACATTCTTGATGTTCCTGGTGCCTTGACTATCCATCCCAAAGAAGGGATCACATTCAGAAGAGAAACTCCCCCAAACTACTTCAAGGTCACGACACGTCTGGAGAATGATCTGCAAATGACTCTTATCAGAAAGGAGGATAAGGAGGAGGTCTGGCCTGCAACAATTTTGAAAGATGAATTTGATCAGAGAGACGAACCGTGTCTGAATAGTGATCTGATTCATCCTATAAGAGACAAGCCATGTCTGAATAGTGAGGCAGATAAAGCAAGATATTTTGACAACCATTGGCCAGATCTCATTCAGGGCGTTACAAATGTTGGTTTTATTGCAGATAAACTGTGTCAGCAGCAACTGATTCATGAGGAACAATACTCAGAAATCACACAGAGTTTAACCAGTCAGGAGAGCATGAGAAAGATCTGTGACATTATACGCAAACACAGAGATGATGTGAAAGCTAAATTCATCTCAGTTCTTCAGGAAGAGAAGCTTTACCACTTCTGA
- the LOC127518044 gene encoding NACHT, LRR and PYD domains-containing protein 1 homolog isoform X3, with protein sequence MSCLKISAEAVTSDPSIWSKSSSNRRYNREPLKSDRLVTSDPSVDHCGEFRSTAELHKWACDLTLDPNTANTRLILSDENRKIKYVKDHQPYPDHPERFDEYFQVLCGERLTGRCYWEAEWSRGAVISVTYKGISRKGWSEDCVFGFSDKSWSLECSNNSFYVWHNKNSTYIPVLRSSSTRVGVYVDVSAGTLSFYSVSDTHTLTHLHTFNTTFTEPLYAGFGVHYYNSSLSLCDIKQPPVRNNSDTHTTRFSDSKRSGLNIHPLPNCQSCVHIADSDQWVQIEPSTCTDEGGSKFRVSTDPGRYECVRTRMRWVCDRDVTLQYCTVDGHFLNTELERLQCNRIGPVIDVTVISGKLEEVHLPHYACLGESDPSLKDAVKVLSVKDEGITTEPVQLTRFHAKIVKPSFSLKTLIISWIMRVDEHCDLLLYMRSKVPLILHVYFFPFDECAKEKVEKDEKSSCPIPHPRPDRPFRMKTPHILDVPGALTIHPKEGITFRRETPPNYFKVTTRLENDLQMTLIRKEDKEEVWPATILKDEFDQRDEPCLNSDLIHPIRDKPCLNSEADKARYFDNHWPDLIQGVTNVGFIADKLCQQQLIHEEQYSEITQSLTSQESMRKICDIIRKHRDDVKAKFISVLQEEKLYHF encoded by the exons ATGAGTTGTCTGAAAATTAGTGCTGAagcagtgacctctgaccccag TATCTGGAGTAAGAGTTCTTCAAATAGAAGATACAACAGAGAGCCTCTGAAGAGTGACAGAttggtgacctctgaccccag tGTGGATCATTGTGGAGAGTTCAGAAGTACAGCAGAACTACACAAAT GGGCCTGTGATCTCacactggatccaaacacagcaAACACTCGTCTCATTCTGTCTGATGAGAACAGGAAGATCAAATATGTGAAAGATCATCagccgtatcctgatcatccagagagatttgatgAGTATTTTCAGGTTCTGTGTGGAGAGAGACTgactggacgctgttactgggaggctGAATGGAGCAGAGGTGCTGTTATATCAGTGACATATAAAGGAATCAGCAGGAAAGGATGGAGTGAAGACTGTGTGTTTGGATTCAGTGACAAATCCTGGAGTCTGGAGTGCTCTAATAACAGTTTCTATGTCTGGCACAATAAGAACAGCACGTATATACCTGTCCTCCGTTCATCCTCTACTAgagtaggagtgtatgtggacgTGTCGGCCggcactctgtccttctacagcgtctctgacacacacacactcacacacttacacacattcaaCACCACATTCACTGAACCCCTCTATGCTGGATTTGGGGTTCATTATTACAACTCCTCATTGTCTCTGTGTGACATTAAACAGCCTCCTGTGAGAAACAACAGTGATACACACACAACCAG GTTCTCTGACTCCAAACGTTCTGGCCTCAATATTCACCCACTGCCGAACTGTCAGTCTTGTGTCCATATAGCTGATTCTGATCAGTGGGTTCAGATTGAGCCGTCCACCTGTACAGATGAAGGAGGGTCAAAGTTCAGGGTCAGCACTGACCCAGGCCGTTACGAGTGTGTCAGGACCAGAATGCGATGGGTCTGTGACCGTGACGTCACCCTTCAGTACTGTACCGTAGACGGACACTTCCTCAACACAGAGCTGGAGAGGCTGCAGTGCAACCGGATCGGTCCAGTGATTGACGTGACGGTGATCTCAGGGAAACTGGAGGAAGTTCATCTGCCCCATTACGCCTGTTTAGGAGAGTCTGACCCCTCTCTCAAAGATGCTGTGAAAGTCCTCAGCGTAAAAGACGAGGGAATAACCACAGAACCTGTGCAGTTGACCCGATTCCATGCTAAGATTGTCAAACCATCCTTCTctcttaaaacattaataataagttgGATAATGCGAGTGGACGAACACTGTGATCTTCTTCTCTACATGCGTTCTAAAGTTCCTCTCATTCTACATGTCTACTTTTTTCCATTTGATGAGTGTGCAAAAGAAAAAGTTGAGAAGGATGAAAAATCAAGTTGTCCAATCCCGCATCCCAGACCTGACAGGCCATTTCGGATGAAAACGCCACACATTCTTGATGTTCCTGGTGCCTTGACTATCCATCCCAAAGAAGGGATCACATTCAGAAGAGAAACTCCCCCAAACTACTTCAAGGTCACGACACGTCTGGAGAATGATCTGCAAATGACTCTTATCAGAAAGGAGGATAAGGAGGAGGTCTGGCCTGCAACAATTTTGAAAGATGAATTTGATCAGAGAGACGAACCGTGTCTGAATAGTGATCTGATTCATCCTATAAGAGACAAGCCATGTCTGAATAGTGAGGCAGATAAAGCAAGATATTTTGACAACCATTGGCCAGATCTCATTCAGGGCGTTACAAATGTTGGTTTTATTGCAGATAAACTGTGTCAGCAGCAACTGATTCATGAGGAACAATACTCAGAAATCACACAGAGTTTAACCAGTCAGGAGAGCATGAGAAAGATCTGTGACATTATACGCAAACACAGAGATGATGTGAAAGCTAAATTCATCTCAGTTCTTCAGGAAGAGAAGCTTTACCACTTCTGA
- the LOC127518081 gene encoding NACHT, LRR and PYD domains-containing protein 1 homolog, translating to MERRKRKSTPTKHSCVSLKSDRFMSDPPKFSVKSVTSDPSVDHCGEFRSTAGLHKYACDLTLDPNTANSYLILSDENRKVMCVLKNQSYPDHPERFEKWCQVLSGESLPGLCYWEAEWSGHAEISVTYKGISRKGWSEDCVFGFNAKSWSLNCTDNGFSVCHNKNFTKIPAICSSSKRVGVYVDVSAGTLSFYSVSDTHTLTHLHTFNTTFTESLYAGFGVYDCNSSVCLCDIKQPPVRINSDTHTTGFSDSKPSGLNIHPLLNCQSCVHIADSDQWVQIEPLACTNEGGSKFRVSTDPGRYECVRTRMRWVCDYEVTLQYCTVDGHFLNAELERLQCNRIGPVIDVTVISGKLEEVHLPHYACLGESDPSLKDAVKVLSIKDEGITTEPVQLTRFHAKIVQPSFSLKTLIISWIMQVDEHCDLLLYMCSKVPLILHVYFFPVDDCAKEKVEKNEKSSYPIKHPRPDRPFRMKTPHILDVPGALTIHPKEGITLRRETDPNFFKVKTRLENDFEMTLIREEDQKTVWTAIIEKDELDLINPKRSEQRLNSEAGKVNLFDKHFPDLIEGVKNVQIIADKLHQQNLIHEEQYSEINHESLTS from the exons ATggagaggaggaagagaaaATCTACACCTACAAAACACAGCTGTGTGTCTCTGAAGAGTGACAGATTCATGTCCGATCCTCCTAAATTCAGTGTTAAatcagtgacctctgaccccag tGTGGATCATTGTGGAGAGTTCAGAAGTACAGCAGGACTACACAAAT ATGCCTGTGATCTCacactggatccaaacacagcaAACTCTTATCTCATTCTGTCTGATGAGAACAGGAAGGTGATGTGTGTGTTAAAGAATCAgtcgtatcctgatcatccagagagatttgagAAGTGGTGTCAGGTTCTGTCTGGAGAGAGTCTGCCTGGACTCTGTTACTGGGAGGCTGAATGGAGTGGACATGCTGAAATATCAGTGACATATAAAGGAATCAGCAGGAAAGGATGGAGTGAAGACTGTGTGTTTGGATTCAATGCCAAATCCTGGAGTCTGAACTGCACTGATAACGGATTCTCTGTCTGTCACAATAAGAACTTCACTAAGATACCTGCGATCTGTTCGTCCTCTAAGAgagtaggagtgtatgtggacgTGTCGGCCggcactctgtccttctacagcgtctctgacacacacacactcacacacttacacacattcaaCACCACATTCACTGAATCCCTCTATGCTGGATTTGGTGTTTATGACTGTAACTcctcagtgtgtctgtgtgacatTAAACAACCTCCTGTGAGAATCAACAGTGATACACACACAACCGG GTTCTCTGACTCCAAACCTTCTGGCCTCAATATTCACCCACTGCTGAACTGTCAGTCTTGTGTCCATATAGCTGATTCTGATCAGTGGGTTCAGATTGAGCCGTTGGCCTGTACAAATGAAGGAGGGTCAAAGTTCAGGGTCAGCACTGACCCAGGCCGTTACGAGTGTGTCAGGACCAGAATGCGATGGGTCTGTGACTATGAAGTCACTCTTCAGTACTGCACCGTAGACGGACACTTCCTCAACGCAGAGCTGGAGAGGCTGCAGTGCAACCGGATCGGTCCAGTGATTGACGTGACGGTGATCTCAGGGAAACTGGAGGAAGTTCATCTGCCCCATTACGCCTGTTTAGGAGAGTCTGACCCCTCTCTCAAAGATGCTGTGAAAGTCCTCAGCATAAAAGACGAGGGAATAACCACAGAACCTGTGCAGTTGACCCGATTCCATGCCAAGATTGTCCAACCATCCTTCTctcttaaaacattaattataagtTGGATAATGCAAGTGGACGAACACTGCGATCTTCTTCTCTACATGTGTTCTAAAGTTCCTCTCATTCTACATGTCTACTTTTTTCCAGTTGATGACTGTGCGAAAGAAAAAGTTGAGAAGAATGAAAAGTCAAGTTACCCAATCAAGCATCCCAGACCTGACAGACCATTTCGGATGAAAACGCCACACATTCTTGACGTTCCTGGTGCCTTGACTATCCATCCCAAAGAAGGGATCACACTCAGAAGAGAAACTGACCCAAACTTCTTCAAGGTCAAGACACGTCTGGAGAATGATTTTGAAATGACTCTTATCAGAGAAGAAGATCAGAAGACTGTCTGGACTGCAATAATTGAAAAAGATGAACTTGATCTGATAAATCCTAAGAGATCCGAGCAACGTCTAAATAGTGAGGCAGGTAAAgtaaatttatttgataaacacTTCCCAGATCTCATTGAGGGGGTTAAAAATGTCCAGATCATTGCAGATAAGCTGCATCAGCAGAACCTAATTCATGAGGAACAATATTCAGAAATCAATCATGAAAGTTTAACCAGTTAG